A window of the bacterium genome harbors these coding sequences:
- a CDS encoding NAD(P)H-dependent oxidoreductase subunit E has protein sequence MISKLSQAARDRIAELLTHYPPEHKRAALLPILHVVQEEIGYVPAELEEEIAALVGVPVVKVKEVLSFYTWFRQRPVGKYHFQVCRTLSCSLRGHREILAYLEQKLGIKAGETSADGKYTITAVECLASCETAPMLQLNETYIDHLTPAKIDQIVAELK, from the coding sequence ATGATTTCGAAATTGTCGCAAGCGGCGCGGGACCGCATCGCCGAATTGCTGACGCATTACCCGCCCGAGCACAAGCGCGCGGCCCTGCTGCCGATTCTGCACGTGGTGCAGGAGGAGATCGGCTACGTTCCCGCCGAACTCGAAGAGGAGATCGCGGCGCTGGTGGGCGTGCCGGTGGTGAAGGTGAAGGAAGTGCTTTCGTTCTATACCTGGTTTCGCCAGCGGCCGGTGGGCAAATATCACTTTCAAGTGTGCCGCACCCTCTCCTGCAGCCTGCGCGGCCACCGCGAGATTCTCGCCTACCTCGAACAGAAGCTCGGCATCAAGGCGGGCGAAACCTCGGCGGACGGCAAGTACACGATTACCGCGGTGGAATGCCTGGCCTCCTGCGAAACCGCGCCGATGCTGCAGTTGAATGAGACCTACATCGATCATCTCACGCCGGCGAAGATTGATCAGATTGTGGCGGAGCTGAAGTGA
- a CDS encoding HEPN domain-containing protein, with amino-acid sequence MYKAGRYLYVVFMCQQAVEKTLKAILAFQGKEIKPIHHLSKLAELAGILSELNDEPLALIENCSY; translated from the coding sequence ATGTATAAAGCTGGCCGCTACCTCTATGTGGTCTTCATGTGCCAGCAAGCCGTTGAGAAAACGCTGAAAGCGATCTTGGCGTTTCAGGGTAAAGAGATCAAGCCGATTCATCACCTTTCCAAGCTGGCAGAGCTTGCCGGGATCTTGTCTGAACTCAATGATGAACCACTTGCTCTTATTGAAAATTGCTCTTATTGA
- a CDS encoding nucleotidyltransferase domain-containing protein produces MAYTKTEAIAVIQTFLEEIRPELPIERAYLFGSYATDRARDYSDIDLAIVTPALNSENSFAINQRIFSRASRYNVDLEPICFSPEEFEKEELPIVLDIKRTGIEVSAPQA; encoded by the coding sequence ATGGCTTACACAAAAACTGAAGCCATTGCCGTAATCCAAACCTTTTTGGAGGAAATCCGGCCGGAGCTGCCCATCGAGCGGGCGTATTTGTTTGGCTCGTATGCCACGGATCGGGCGCGCGACTATTCGGATATCGACCTGGCCATCGTCACGCCGGCGCTCAACTCCGAAAATTCGTTTGCAATAAATCAAAGAATTTTCAGCCGCGCCTCGCGATACAATGTTGATTTGGAGCCGATTTGCTTTTCGCCCGAAGAATTTGAGAAGGAAGAGTTACCCATCGTGCTCGACATCAAGCGCACGGGCATTGAAGTGAGTGCGCCACAAGCATAG
- the nuoF gene encoding NADH-quinone oxidoreductase subunit NuoF — MTPNGGILTPLIKQNCQILRNYLEAGGYAAARKALAMAPDEIISEVTKSNLRGLGGAGFPTGRKWSFIPKNSPKPKYLVINADESEPGTFKDRYIIVHATHALLEGIIIAAKAIEAHAAYIYIRGEYVEPARVLQAAIDEAYKNGILGRKVLGTDYELNVYVHRGAGAYICGEETALLESLEGKKGWPRMKPPFPAIEGLFRCPTIVNNVETISYVPAILANGGEWFAQLGSERNGGYRFYSVSGHVNKPGVYELPHGTTLREILYTHAGGIRNGKQLKAVIPGGSSSPVLRPEEIDVRMDVDSLAAIGSMIGSAGVIAIDEDTCLLEVLEVTSRFYHHESCGQCTPCREGTGWLEKVLARMHRGDGNRQDPDRLWDIATGIMGNTICPLGDAAAMPVFGFVKKFREEFEAHAQYGKCHTGAFTSWQPPARPGA; from the coding sequence ATGACACCCAACGGCGGCATTCTCACTCCTCTCATCAAGCAGAATTGCCAGATTCTCCGGAACTATCTCGAAGCCGGCGGCTATGCCGCGGCCCGGAAGGCGCTCGCCATGGCGCCGGACGAGATCATCTCCGAAGTCACCAAATCGAATTTGCGCGGACTCGGCGGCGCCGGTTTTCCCACCGGCCGCAAGTGGAGCTTCATCCCCAAAAACTCCCCCAAACCGAAGTACCTGGTGATCAACGCCGATGAAAGCGAGCCGGGCACCTTCAAGGATCGCTATATCATCGTGCACGCCACCCACGCGCTGCTTGAAGGCATCATCATTGCCGCCAAGGCGATCGAGGCCCACGCGGCTTACATCTACATTCGCGGCGAATACGTCGAGCCGGCGCGCGTGCTGCAGGCCGCCATCGATGAGGCCTACAAAAACGGCATTCTGGGCCGGAAAGTGCTGGGCACAGATTACGAATTGAATGTCTACGTGCACCGCGGCGCCGGGGCCTACATCTGCGGCGAAGAAACCGCGCTGCTGGAATCGCTGGAAGGCAAGAAGGGCTGGCCGCGCATGAAGCCGCCCTTCCCCGCGATTGAAGGCCTGTTCCGCTGCCCGACGATCGTCAACAATGTCGAAACCATTTCCTACGTGCCGGCGATTCTCGCCAACGGCGGCGAATGGTTCGCGCAACTCGGCAGCGAGCGCAATGGCGGGTATCGTTTTTACAGCGTCAGCGGCCACGTCAACAAGCCCGGCGTTTATGAGCTGCCGCACGGCACCACGTTGCGCGAGATTCTCTATACGCATGCCGGCGGCATTCGCAACGGCAAGCAGCTCAAAGCCGTGATTCCCGGCGGTTCTTCCTCGCCGGTGCTGCGCCCCGAGGAAATCGACGTGAGGATGGACGTTGACTCGCTCGCGGCCATCGGCTCGATGATCGGCTCGGCCGGGGTGATCGCCATCGACGAAGACACCTGCCTGCTCGAAGTTCTGGAAGTGACCTCGCGCTTTTATCATCATGAGAGCTGCGGCCAGTGCACGCCCTGCCGGGAAGGCACCGGCTGGCTGGAGAAAGTGCTGGCGCGCATGCACCGCGGTGACGGCAACCGCCAGGATCCCGACCGGCTGTGGGACATTGCCACCGGCATCATGGGCAACACCATTTGCCCGCTCGGTGATGCCGCGGCCATGCCTGTGTTCGGCTTCGTCAAAAAATTTCGTGAAGAGTTCGAAGCGCACGCCCAGTATGGCAAGTGCCACACCGGAGCGTTTACCAGTTGGCAGCCGCCGGCCAGGCCCGGGGCCTGA
- a CDS encoding 2Fe-2S iron-sulfur cluster-binding protein, whose protein sequence is MPNITIDGKTVEVEPGTTVIQAAEKLGIELPRYCYHPGLSIVGQCRICLVEIEKMPKPQVACYTPVTDGMVVHTQSEKALRARKDVLEMLLVNHPLDCPVCDQAGECWLQEYYMRIGQYDSKMIEDKVKKNKALDLGPHVMLDQERCILCTRCVRFCDEISKSHELGIFNRGDHAELAPHPGKRLDNLYSVNTVDICPVGALTEKDFRFEARVWYLEATNSICPGCSTGCNIAVHTNTERTHHAQGRRVVRLKPRYNPEVNQWWMCDLGRYSFKSADDPSRLTVPMLRQGEQWIETSWEVAIEAVAQKIKSTAADRVGLWASPQLTNEDLFVLKKFAGRLGLTRVAAALAPLEKPVSDNFLIKEDHNPNTRGLGLAGFPVETKASADLLQQAADGKLAVLLIFSHDLSQSFAADAVTSALAKVPTVIFIGPNRNATSAAAHFILPAAAWPELDGTFTNFAERVQRLRRAVAPLGDARPVWQIVKLLGKPLGVILPYLESEDVFAALARENSAFAGMSYATIGDLGHQRGEEAAAVKARRLNQVPDKLRIIPIFG, encoded by the coding sequence ATGCCCAACATCACAATCGATGGCAAAACCGTGGAAGTCGAACCCGGCACCACGGTGATCCAAGCCGCGGAAAAGCTCGGCATCGAGCTGCCGCGCTATTGCTACCATCCCGGCCTGAGCATCGTCGGCCAGTGTCGCATTTGTCTCGTTGAAATCGAAAAGATGCCCAAGCCGCAAGTGGCCTGCTACACGCCGGTGACCGACGGCATGGTGGTGCATACGCAGAGCGAGAAAGCGCTGCGCGCCCGCAAAGACGTGCTCGAAATGTTGCTGGTCAACCATCCGCTCGACTGCCCGGTTTGCGATCAAGCCGGGGAATGCTGGCTGCAAGAGTATTACATGCGCATCGGCCAGTATGACAGCAAGATGATCGAAGACAAGGTGAAGAAGAACAAGGCGCTCGACCTCGGCCCGCATGTCATGCTCGATCAAGAACGCTGCATTCTCTGCACCCGCTGTGTGCGCTTCTGTGATGAGATCAGCAAGAGCCATGAGCTCGGCATTTTCAATCGTGGGGATCACGCCGAGCTGGCGCCCCATCCCGGCAAACGCCTCGACAATCTTTATTCCGTCAACACGGTTGACATTTGCCCGGTGGGCGCGCTCACGGAAAAGGATTTCCGTTTCGAAGCGCGCGTGTGGTACCTGGAAGCGACCAACTCCATTTGTCCGGGCTGCAGCACCGGCTGCAACATCGCGGTGCACACCAACACCGAGCGCACGCATCACGCCCAGGGCCGGCGGGTCGTGCGCTTGAAACCGCGCTACAACCCCGAAGTGAATCAATGGTGGATGTGCGACCTCGGCCGCTATTCCTTCAAAAGCGCTGATGATCCCTCGCGGCTGACCGTGCCGATGCTGCGGCAGGGCGAACAATGGATCGAAACCAGTTGGGAAGTGGCGATCGAAGCCGTCGCGCAAAAGATCAAGTCGACCGCCGCCGATCGTGTCGGCTTGTGGGCTTCGCCACAGTTGACCAATGAAGACCTGTTCGTCTTGAAAAAGTTCGCCGGCCGTTTGGGCCTTACGCGCGTGGCGGCGGCGCTCGCCCCGCTGGAAAAGCCGGTGAGTGACAATTTCTTGATCAAAGAAGATCACAACCCGAACACACGCGGCTTGGGCCTGGCTGGGTTCCCGGTGGAAACGAAGGCCTCGGCGGATTTGCTGCAGCAGGCCGCGGACGGCAAGCTTGCGGTGCTGCTGATTTTCTCCCACGATCTGTCCCAGAGCTTTGCCGCCGATGCAGTGACGAGTGCGCTGGCGAAAGTGCCGACCGTGATTTTTATTGGCCCCAATCGCAACGCCACCAGCGCGGCGGCGCATTTCATTTTGCCTGCTGCCGCCTGGCCGGAGCTTGATGGCACCTTCACCAATTTTGCCGAGCGGGTGCAGCGCCTGCGGCGCGCGGTGGCGCCTCTGGGCGATGCCCGGCCGGTTTGGCAAATCGTCAAGCTGCTGGGCAAGCCGCTCGGCGTGATCCTGCCCTACCTCGAGTCCGAAGATGTATTTGCCGCGCTCGCCCGTGAAAACAGCGCCTTTGCCGGCATGTCGTATGCGACCATCGGCGATCTGGGCCACCAGCGCGGCGAGGAGGCGGCTGCGGTGAAAGCCCGGCGGCTCAATCAAGTGCCGGACAAGCTGCGCATCATTCCCATTTTTGGATAG
- a CDS encoding NADH-quinone oxidoreductase subunit H has translation MSEIIATALKILFFVLVFVFSTAALLTWVERKQSALMQDRVGANRAKIFGLRLWGLFHIIADSLKMFLKEDFRPQGAEKLLFLLAPGISMFFAIAAFAAIPFADVLVVGGTAHVMQIAALDVGILYVFATMSMAVYGVVLGAWASNNNYSLMGGLRASAQMISYEVGIGVSIIGVLLVFQTVNLQEIVRAQGALLGGWLPKWGILYQPIGFLLFFTTGLAETKRIPFDAPEGESEIIGYHVEFTSMRFGVYFLTDLIETVLIACITVTLFLGGWQVPYLTAAGFEFPWGVSLALSNLTVTVLQFLGFSLKVAVLLWFMMLIRWTLPRFRYDQVMALGWKILLPLALLNIFVTAAIILFV, from the coding sequence ATGAGCGAGATTATTGCAACGGCCCTGAAGATTCTCTTTTTCGTTCTGGTCTTTGTGTTCAGCACGGCGGCGTTGTTGACCTGGGTGGAGCGCAAACAGAGCGCCCTCATGCAAGACCGGGTGGGCGCCAATCGCGCCAAGATTTTCGGCCTGCGCTTGTGGGGCCTGTTTCACATCATCGCCGACTCGTTGAAGATGTTTCTCAAGGAGGACTTTCGGCCGCAGGGCGCGGAAAAACTGCTCTTCCTGCTGGCGCCGGGCATCAGCATGTTTTTTGCGATTGCCGCCTTTGCCGCCATTCCCTTCGCCGATGTGCTGGTGGTGGGCGGCACCGCGCACGTCATGCAAATCGCCGCGCTCGACGTCGGCATTCTCTACGTCTTCGCCACCATGTCGATGGCGGTCTACGGCGTGGTGTTGGGCGCCTGGGCTTCCAACAACAACTATTCGCTCATGGGCGGCCTGCGCGCCTCGGCCCAGATGATTTCGTATGAAGTCGGCATCGGCGTCTCGATCATCGGCGTGCTGCTGGTTTTTCAAACGGTAAACTTGCAGGAGATCGTGCGCGCCCAGGGCGCCTTGCTCGGCGGCTGGCTGCCGAAGTGGGGCATTCTCTATCAACCCATCGGCTTTTTGCTGTTCTTCACCACCGGCCTGGCCGAGACCAAGCGCATCCCCTTTGATGCCCCCGAAGGCGAGAGTGAGATCATCGGTTATCACGTCGAATTCACCAGCATGCGTTTCGGCGTTTACTTTTTGACCGACTTGATCGAGACCGTGCTGATTGCCTGCATCACGGTGACGCTGTTTTTGGGCGGCTGGCAGGTGCCGTATCTCACCGCCGCCGGCTTTGAGTTTCCCTGGGGCGTCAGCCTCGCCCTGTCGAACTTGACGGTCACCGTGCTGCAGTTTTTGGGATTTTCGCTGAAAGTCGCGGTGTTGCTGTGGTTCATGATGTTGATCCGTTGGACGCTGCCGCGCTTTCGTTATGATCAAGTGATGGCGCTGGGCTGGAAGATTTTGCTGCCGCTGGCCCTGCTCAACATTTTTGTGACCGCGGCGATCATTCTGTTCGTCTGA
- a CDS encoding NADH-quinone oxidoreductase subunit I, which produces MNVHDKYKPLTFWERTYLPRIWDGLVLTMRHFFFNLWHFFLASIGVQREWKGAVTYQYPEVRRPIWPRLRTLHRLTKREDGTPRCVACMMCETVCPAKCIYIVAGERPEKQIEKYPLQFDIDLGKCVFCGYCVEACPEDAIRMDTGILEFAAYGRNGMLLTKEMLLSFVPKKEHYTARPDLEARPAPAPRLSEA; this is translated from the coding sequence ATGAACGTTCACGACAAATACAAGCCGCTGACTTTTTGGGAAAGAACCTATCTGCCGCGTATTTGGGACGGGTTGGTGCTCACCATGCGGCATTTCTTTTTCAACCTGTGGCATTTCTTTCTGGCCAGCATCGGCGTCCAGCGCGAGTGGAAGGGCGCGGTGACGTATCAGTATCCGGAGGTGCGCCGCCCGATCTGGCCGCGCTTGCGCACGCTGCACCGCCTCACCAAGCGCGAGGACGGCACGCCGCGCTGCGTCGCCTGCATGATGTGTGAAACCGTCTGCCCGGCCAAATGCATCTACATCGTCGCCGGCGAGCGGCCGGAGAAGCAGATCGAAAAGTATCCGCTGCAGTTCGATATCGATTTGGGCAAATGCGTGTTCTGCGGCTATTGCGTCGAGGCCTGCCCGGAGGATGCCATTCGCATGGACACCGGCATCCTCGAGTTTGCCGCCTATGGCCGCAACGGCATGCTGCTCACCAAGGAGATGCTGTTGAGCTTCGTGCCCAAGAAGGAGCATTACACGGCGCGGCCGGATTTGGAGGCAAGGCCCGCCCCGGCGCCGCGCCTCTCCGAGGCGTGA
- the nuoB gene encoding NADH-quinone oxidoreductase subunit NuoB: MGRPQQPFLEKETRFLEEGRYGDNVIITSIDSLLNWARLSSLWPMTFGLACCAIEMMAVGASKYDLDRFGAGVFRPSPRQTDLMIVAGTVTIKMAERVKVLYEQMPEPKYVLSMGSCATCGGPYWKHGYHVLKGVDRIVPVDVYVQGCPPRPEALIDGLLKLQEKIRRESLFKRKLTEAVK; encoded by the coding sequence ATGGGCCGACCACAGCAGCCTTTTCTGGAGAAGGAAACCCGCTTTCTCGAAGAAGGACGGTACGGCGACAACGTCATCATCACTTCAATCGATTCACTGCTCAATTGGGCGCGGCTGTCCTCACTGTGGCCCATGACCTTTGGCCTGGCCTGCTGCGCCATCGAAATGATGGCGGTGGGCGCCTCGAAGTATGATCTCGACCGCTTCGGCGCCGGCGTGTTTCGCCCCAGCCCGCGCCAGACCGATCTCATGATCGTGGCCGGCACCGTCACCATCAAAATGGCGGAACGCGTGAAGGTGCTGTATGAGCAGATGCCGGAACCCAAATATGTGTTGTCGATGGGAAGCTGTGCCACCTGCGGCGGGCCCTACTGGAAGCACGGCTATCACGTGCTGAAGGGCGTGGATCGCATCGTGCCTGTCGACGTTTACGTGCAGGGGTGCCCGCCCCGGCCGGAGGCGCTGATTGACGGCCTGCTGAAGCTGCAGGAGAAAATCCGCCGCGAAAGCTTGTTCAAGCGCAAACTCACGGAGGCAGTGAAATAA
- a CDS encoding NADH-quinone oxidoreductase subunit C, whose amino-acid sequence MAPDQIAQRLQNRFGEQILEFKGDAIDPFVRVAPENLLPVCTFLHEEADLFFDMCHNLSGYDLGPGKPLVVIYHLFSFRHRHWFTVKTEVPRSGGHVATVSYLWRTADWHEREVYDLFGITFDDHPDPRRILCPDDWDGWPMRKDYVVQEYYHGIRVPYGEDWNSFDNFANNFERGHFVFAFEKRLLANGGQPSEKKE is encoded by the coding sequence ATGGCACCTGATCAAATTGCGCAGCGGCTGCAGAATCGCTTCGGCGAACAGATTCTGGAATTCAAGGGCGACGCGATCGATCCCTTTGTGCGGGTCGCGCCGGAAAACCTCCTGCCGGTTTGCACGTTCCTGCATGAAGAAGCCGATCTCTTTTTCGATATGTGCCACAATCTCTCCGGCTACGATCTCGGCCCCGGCAAACCGCTCGTCGTCATCTACCATCTCTTCTCCTTTCGCCATCGCCATTGGTTTACCGTGAAGACCGAAGTGCCGCGCAGCGGCGGCCACGTGGCCACGGTGTCCTATCTCTGGCGCACGGCGGATTGGCACGAACGCGAAGTGTACGACTTGTTCGGCATCACCTTCGACGACCACCCTGATCCGCGCCGCATCCTGTGCCCGGATGATTGGGACGGCTGGCCGATGCGCAAGGACTACGTCGTGCAGGAATACTACCACGGCATTCGCGTGCCGTACGGCGAAGACTGGAACAGCTTCGACAACTTTGCCAACAACTTCGAGCGCGGACATTTCGTTTTCGCCTTTGAAAAGCGCCTGCTCGCCAACGGCGGCCAGCCATCCGAGAAGAAGGAGTGA
- a CDS encoding 4Fe-4S dicluster domain-containing protein, giving the protein MAQYFKDVFNGLYTIMIGMFETWKHLFRPAVTLQYPHARFALPPGTRQQLFCNIDDCIGCYKCARICPVNCIYIDTVKAKPSEDLGKASTGNPIRQHVVRFDIDMFKCCYCDLCTTVCPTECLYMTDKYESTVYERNNGLFHFSKYEPALAAKMLAEQAAEEAAAAAAKAAKAAAAKPKAEAQPAHT; this is encoded by the coding sequence ATGGCACAATACTTCAAAGACGTTTTCAACGGTCTCTACACCATCATGATTGGAATGTTCGAGACCTGGAAACATCTCTTCCGGCCCGCCGTCACCCTGCAATATCCCCATGCCCGCTTTGCCCTGCCGCCCGGCACACGCCAGCAGCTCTTCTGCAACATTGATGATTGCATCGGCTGCTACAAATGCGCGCGCATCTGCCCGGTGAATTGCATCTACATCGACACCGTCAAGGCCAAGCCCAGCGAGGATCTCGGCAAAGCCTCAACCGGCAACCCCATCCGCCAGCACGTCGTGCGCTTCGATATCGACATGTTCAAATGCTGCTATTGCGATTTGTGCACCACGGTGTGCCCGACGGAATGCCTGTACATGACCGACAAGTACGAATCTACGGTGTACGAGCGCAACAACGGTCTCTTTCATTTCTCGAAGTACGAACCGGCGCTCGCAGCCAAAATGCTGGCGGAGCAGGCCGCCGAAGAGGCAGCCGCCGCCGCCGCCAAAGCCGCCAAGGCTGCCGCCGCCAAGCCCAAAGCCGAGGCCCAGCCCGCGCATACCTGA
- a CDS encoding NADH-quinone oxidoreductase subunit D: MFGTIGNIFKRQRYYFEDEGNMVVDLDPSAAIQKYNHETMAKARQSKAFPGDEMIVNMGPQHPSTHGVLRLELVLDGEIVKKCTPHVGYLHRNFEKHAENIGWNEVIPYTDRLDYLASMSMNLGYCLAVEKLLGIKELPRKVEYLRVICAELMRIASHLMAIGTFGLDVGAITPFLWAFRDRERILDLFEWISGARLLYNYIWIGGLARDLPAGWLKQAAEFLDELERNMKEFNRLLSGNHIFIKRSADIGILPPEVAVNCGATGPVLRGSGIKWDVRKDEPYSLYPEFEFEVPVGEGRYGPIGSVLDRYEVRVKEIEQSVKILRQAIAQCPEQGDVKEAIPRRMRPPAGAECYVRSEAPRGEIGFYLRSNGSDIPDRVRCRSSCFVHVSLLDEISRGAMVADMILIIGSIDIVLGEVDR; the protein is encoded by the coding sequence ATGTTCGGCACAATCGGCAACATCTTCAAACGGCAGCGCTACTATTTTGAAGACGAAGGCAACATGGTCGTCGATCTCGATCCCTCCGCTGCCATCCAGAAATACAATCACGAGACCATGGCGAAGGCGCGGCAGAGCAAGGCCTTCCCCGGCGACGAGATGATCGTCAACATGGGGCCGCAACATCCCTCCACCCACGGCGTGCTGCGGCTGGAGCTGGTGCTCGATGGCGAGATCGTCAAGAAATGCACCCCGCATGTCGGCTATCTCCACCGTAATTTCGAAAAGCATGCGGAAAACATCGGCTGGAACGAAGTCATTCCCTACACTGATCGGCTGGACTATCTGGCCTCGATGAGCATGAATCTCGGCTATTGCCTGGCCGTGGAAAAGCTGCTGGGGATCAAGGAACTGCCCCGCAAAGTCGAATACCTGCGCGTGATCTGCGCCGAGCTCATGCGCATCGCCAGCCACCTCATGGCGATCGGCACCTTCGGCCTGGATGTCGGCGCCATCACGCCCTTCCTCTGGGCCTTCCGCGACCGCGAACGCATCCTGGATTTGTTCGAATGGATTTCCGGCGCGCGCCTGCTCTACAACTACATCTGGATCGGCGGCCTGGCGCGCGATCTGCCTGCGGGCTGGCTCAAGCAGGCGGCGGAATTTCTCGATGAACTCGAGCGCAACATGAAGGAGTTCAACCGGCTGCTCTCCGGCAATCACATCTTCATCAAACGCTCCGCCGATATCGGCATTCTCCCGCCGGAGGTCGCCGTCAATTGCGGCGCGACTGGCCCGGTGCTGCGCGGCAGCGGCATCAAGTGGGACGTGCGCAAGGACGAGCCTTATTCGCTTTATCCGGAATTCGAGTTCGAGGTGCCGGTGGGCGAGGGCCGCTATGGCCCGATCGGCTCGGTGCTCGATCGCTACGAGGTGCGCGTCAAGGAGATCGAACAATCCGTCAAGATTCTGCGCCAGGCGATCGCGCAGTGCCCGGAGCAAGGCGATGTCAAGGAGGCCATTCCGCGCCGAATGCGGCCGCCGGCCGGCGCCGAATGCTACGTGCGCAGCGAGGCGCCGCGCGGCGAGATCGGCTTTTATCTGCGCTCCAATGGCAGCGATATTCCCGATCGCGTGCGCTGCCGCTCCTCCTGTTTCGTGCATGTCAGCCTGCTCGACGAAATCAGCCGGGGCGCGATGGTGGCCGACATGATTCTCATCATCGGCAGCATCGACATCGTCCTGGGTGAAGTCGATCGCTGA